The following are from one region of the Actinoplanes sp. L3-i22 genome:
- a CDS encoding FxsB family cyclophane-forming radical SAM/SPASM peptide maturase — translation MRAADGTLGQFVLKVASRCDLGCDYCYVYRMADRSYARQPRFMSRATLGRTAERIAEHAAAHRLRRVRMVFHGGEPMLAGPAYLAEAARTLRAALPPGVEAELSVQTHGGLLDEPFLEVLDEHRIRVGVSLDGDARHHDRHRLLRTGQGSYEQTARGLRLLTSERFRHLFAGLLCVVDLANDPIEVYRALLAFRPPVVDFLLPHANWTRPPPGLAGAGPAPYGKWLCKVFDRWYDAPAPETTVRLFSDLIRGYTGRPARSEQIGLSPPGFAVIDTDGALQQVDTLKSVRPGAADTGLHVATHSMDEVAGHPDVRARGRGLAGLCATCRSCPLVRICGGGAYVHRFGPAGDFGNPSVYCHDMAALIRHAVRRLAADLGPAA, via the coding sequence ATGCGTGCCGCCGACGGGACCTTGGGGCAGTTCGTGCTCAAGGTGGCGAGCCGGTGTGACCTGGGCTGCGACTACTGCTACGTGTACCGGATGGCGGATCGGTCGTACGCCCGGCAGCCGCGTTTCATGAGCCGGGCGACGCTGGGCCGCACCGCCGAGCGGATCGCCGAGCACGCCGCGGCCCATCGGCTGCGCCGGGTGCGGATGGTCTTCCACGGTGGCGAGCCGATGCTGGCCGGCCCGGCGTATCTGGCCGAGGCAGCTCGTACGCTGCGGGCCGCCCTGCCGCCGGGCGTCGAGGCCGAGCTGTCGGTGCAGACCCACGGCGGGTTGCTCGACGAGCCGTTCCTCGAGGTGCTCGACGAGCACCGGATCCGGGTCGGGGTGAGCCTGGACGGCGACGCCCGCCACCACGACCGGCACCGGCTGCTGCGCACCGGGCAGGGCAGCTACGAGCAGACCGCGCGCGGGTTGCGGCTGCTGACCTCGGAGCGGTTCCGGCATCTGTTCGCCGGCCTGTTGTGCGTGGTGGATCTGGCCAACGACCCGATTGAGGTGTACCGGGCGCTGCTGGCGTTCCGGCCACCGGTGGTGGACTTCCTGCTGCCGCACGCCAACTGGACCCGGCCACCACCCGGGCTCGCCGGGGCCGGGCCCGCGCCGTACGGGAAATGGTTGTGCAAGGTTTTTGATCGTTGGTACGACGCGCCCGCGCCGGAGACGACGGTTCGCCTGTTCAGCGACCTGATCCGGGGCTACACCGGGCGCCCGGCCCGCAGCGAGCAGATCGGGCTGAGCCCACCGGGGTTCGCCGTGATCGACACCGACGGCGCGTTGCAGCAGGTGGACACGCTGAAGTCGGTGCGCCCGGGGGCGGCCGACACCGGCCTGCACGTCGCGACGCACAGCATGGACGAGGTGGCCGGGCATCCCGACGTGCGCGCCCGCGGCCGGGGCCTGGCCGGTTTGTGCGCCACCTGCCGGTCCTGCCCGCTGGTCCGGATCTGCGGGGGAGGGGCCTACGTGCATCGTTTCGGCCCGGCCGGTGACTTCGGCAATCCCTCGGTCTACTGCCACGACATGGCCGCTCTGATCCGGCACGCTGTTCGGCGCCTCGCCGCCGACCTCGGGCCGGCCGCATGA
- a CDS encoding IS607 family transposase — protein MSRLRIGPAAAYLGVHPVTLRRWANEDRIGFVWVGRERRFDTEVLDAFSGVRPEDGVRREVLYLRVSGSSGQETSLVSQETELRASSRGEVVAVFKDRASGLRENRPGLGRLLAAAAGGEFTVVRVTHEDRLARFGVGWLRMLLSRDGVAVEVLHPKGSAGGREELLADFMALVATFAGRLYGIRSRETRQRLLAEAAGDRP, from the coding sequence GTGTCTCGACTTCGTATTGGTCCTGCTGCCGCGTATCTGGGTGTGCATCCGGTGACATTGCGCCGGTGGGCGAACGAGGACCGGATTGGGTTCGTGTGGGTGGGTCGGGAACGACGGTTCGACACCGAGGTCCTGGATGCGTTCAGCGGGGTTCGTCCTGAGGATGGTGTCCGGCGGGAGGTGTTGTATCTGCGGGTGTCGGGGTCTTCGGGTCAGGAGACGTCGCTGGTGTCGCAGGAGACCGAGTTGCGGGCGTCGTCGAGGGGCGAGGTAGTTGCGGTGTTTAAAGACCGGGCGTCGGGGCTGCGGGAGAACCGTCCCGGTCTGGGTAGGCTGCTGGCCGCGGCGGCTGGGGGTGAGTTCACGGTGGTTCGGGTGACGCACGAGGACAGGCTTGCCCGGTTCGGGGTGGGCTGGCTGCGCATGTTGTTGTCGCGTGATGGTGTGGCCGTGGAGGTTTTGCATCCGAAGGGGTCAGCCGGGGGCCGGGAGGAACTGCTGGCTGATTTCATGGCGTTGGTCGCGACGTTTGCGGGCCGGTTGTACGGCATCCGGTCGCGGGAGACCCGCCAGCGGCTACTCGCTGAAGCTGCCGGAGACCGGCCCTGA
- a CDS encoding SDR family oxidoreductase, whose amino-acid sequence MTTAKLQGRVALVAGATRGAGRGIAVELGTAGAVVYVSGRSTRASRSDLDRPETIEETAELVTAAGGQGIPVRCDHEDEEQVQALVGRVEAGHGRLDVLVNDVWGGDPLSEWGTPFWEMDLGKARAMWVRAVFTHMVTSRYTVPLMLRTRGGLLVEITDGVGREYRGNLAYDLAKTAVNRLALAQAEELREHGITALAVTPGFLRSEAMLDIFGVTEQNWRDGGRRDPHFLASETPRYVGRAVAALAGDPAVAKRAGQVLTSWDLAEEYGFTDLDGRQPHWDRHMRGE is encoded by the coding sequence GAACTGGGTACGGCCGGAGCCGTCGTCTACGTGAGCGGGCGCAGCACCCGGGCGTCGCGTTCGGACCTGGACCGGCCGGAGACCATCGAGGAGACCGCCGAGCTGGTCACCGCGGCCGGCGGGCAGGGCATCCCGGTGCGCTGCGACCACGAGGACGAGGAGCAGGTGCAGGCGCTGGTCGGACGGGTCGAGGCCGGGCACGGGCGGCTCGACGTCCTGGTCAACGACGTGTGGGGCGGGGATCCGCTGAGCGAGTGGGGCACACCGTTCTGGGAGATGGACCTGGGCAAGGCCCGGGCCATGTGGGTACGGGCGGTGTTCACGCACATGGTGACCAGCCGATACACGGTGCCGCTGATGCTGCGGACCCGGGGTGGCCTGCTCGTCGAGATCACCGACGGGGTCGGCCGCGAATATCGGGGCAATCTTGCGTACGACCTGGCCAAGACCGCCGTGAACCGGCTCGCCCTGGCGCAGGCCGAGGAGTTGCGCGAGCACGGGATCACCGCGCTCGCGGTGACCCCCGGCTTCCTGCGCAGCGAGGCGATGCTCGACATCTTCGGCGTCACCGAGCAGAACTGGCGCGACGGCGGCCGGCGGGATCCGCACTTCCTGGCCTCGGAGACGCCGCGGTACGTGGGCCGGGCGGTCGCCGCGCTGGCCGGCGATCCCGCGGTGGCGAAACGGGCCGGCCAGGTCCTCACGTCATGGGACCTGGCCGAGGAGTACGGCTTCACCGACCTCGACGGCCGCCAGCCCCACTGGGACCGCCACATGCGCGGCGAATAA
- a CDS encoding aminoglycoside phosphotransferase family protein: MTDPIRTVLGERAQHALSMWEKSTNRRVVPAGDPMSGLSGAALLPVRVHDRGRVQAAVLKFCPPEPDGPAREPGAHNRALHVSPPAFRDLHLVEIVYDPIVMADGGMLLFQGVANGSLTGHAGLRRHHDSAAIGPAVREIVRAALADWNAPAARSPLSTRPVSPGEFLSTVLGYRLRPGHRLTRWLDDQPEIARPRSLHLSLSRFQDPLVNPIALLRDVGSVARLRVPLTTGLCHGDLHIDNVIVPRDGSAPELFRFIDLTTFATDAPLARDPMHLLLSIVDLHLPKLDNAARHRLAVFLVDGTGGERLPATLVSAVENIRLGGADAYADGERGDDWQVEQLLALVGCALMFVPRAQPGDPEAAWWYFALAAQAATRYLADGPTLNPVTVHILKPAPIPAPPVSAPSPPPVPAVAKAATNGHRPLTRTERRDLAEAVLAVPYVSNGARLDRIIAELPARVRNALASDGNDSLHYRVVNLITVMDRSPAPDLWSTFIEAIELHNGPAPEVDTLAGLIHDLRS; this comes from the coding sequence ATGACAGATCCGATCCGTACCGTCCTGGGCGAGCGGGCCCAGCACGCGCTCTCGATGTGGGAGAAATCGACGAACCGGCGGGTGGTGCCCGCCGGCGACCCGATGAGCGGCCTGAGCGGCGCGGCACTGCTGCCCGTCCGGGTCCACGACCGCGGCCGCGTGCAGGCCGCCGTCCTCAAGTTCTGCCCACCGGAGCCGGACGGCCCGGCCCGCGAGCCGGGCGCGCACAACCGGGCCCTGCACGTGTCGCCCCCGGCGTTCCGGGACCTGCACCTGGTCGAGATCGTCTACGACCCGATCGTGATGGCCGACGGCGGCATGCTGCTGTTCCAGGGCGTCGCCAACGGCAGCCTGACCGGGCACGCGGGCCTGCGCCGGCACCACGACAGCGCCGCGATCGGCCCCGCGGTCCGCGAGATCGTCCGCGCGGCGCTCGCCGACTGGAACGCCCCGGCCGCCCGCAGCCCGCTGAGCACCCGGCCGGTCTCGCCGGGCGAGTTCCTGTCCACGGTGCTCGGCTACCGCCTGCGCCCCGGGCACCGGCTGACCCGCTGGCTGGACGACCAGCCGGAGATCGCCCGGCCGCGCTCGCTGCACCTGAGCCTGTCCCGGTTCCAGGATCCGCTGGTCAACCCGATCGCCCTGCTGCGCGACGTGGGCTCGGTGGCCCGGCTCCGGGTGCCGCTGACCACCGGGCTGTGCCACGGCGACCTGCACATCGACAACGTGATCGTGCCGCGCGACGGCTCGGCGCCGGAGCTCTTCCGGTTCATCGATCTGACCACCTTCGCGACCGACGCCCCGCTGGCCCGCGACCCGATGCACCTGCTGCTGTCGATCGTCGACCTGCACCTGCCGAAGCTCGACAACGCGGCCCGGCACCGGCTCGCCGTGTTCCTGGTCGACGGGACCGGCGGCGAGCGGCTCCCGGCGACGCTGGTCAGCGCGGTGGAGAACATCCGGCTCGGCGGCGCGGACGCCTACGCCGACGGGGAGCGTGGCGACGACTGGCAGGTCGAGCAGTTGCTCGCGCTGGTCGGCTGCGCGCTGATGTTCGTCCCGCGGGCCCAGCCGGGCGATCCGGAGGCGGCCTGGTGGTATTTCGCGCTGGCCGCTCAGGCCGCGACCCGCTACCTCGCCGACGGCCCCACCCTGAACCCGGTCACCGTCCACATCCTGAAGCCGGCCCCCATCCCGGCGCCGCCGGTTTCTGCTCCCTCGCCGCCTCCGGTTCCCGCCGTGGCCAAGGCGGCGACCAACGGGCATCGCCCGCTGACCCGGACGGAACGCCGTGACCTGGCGGAGGCCGTGCTCGCCGTCCCCTATGTCAGCAACGGCGCGCGCCTCGACCGCATCATCGCCGAGCTGCCGGCCCGGGTCCGCAACGCGCTGGCCTCCGACGGCAACGACTCGCTGCACTACCGGGTCGTCAACCTGATCACCGTCATGGACCGTTCGCCGGCGCCGGACCTGTGGTCCACCTTCATCGAGGCGATCGAGCTGCACAACGGCCCGGCGCCCGAGGTCGACACCCTCGCCGGCCTGATCCACGACCTGCGGTCCTAA
- a CDS encoding zinc ribbon domain-containing protein translates to MTATATCTALRGTVVTGTPDKPGTTAPVTARILAERVGWLAGLVQKMASESLSRVWTDTCLAEVETGVDAVGRRLPSHGYKAVRRLGWAASAAAGVYTCDRVRCVADEEVARAMRLAVHRRAVLAALVGSWPADPARRTAEEWKTLRAVLPAGVDNATIRNRTRQIVAFTGEHARLPGSVCELEAPPRVAAQVLLAAADKQLVRVHRDDASSVRVWVQLPTVAAPVSRRDWAWHALQVKLPPTVAAGVKLSPPTLRVRADRVRVDLPFTQPVAVAPLTGHTRAVAADWGLNTLLTATYGTLDPDGTVVSSGRALRYDAAGVSRKLDRLRHEREHLKTRIVHQQKLAARRNTTDQALTDKLATLETEHDRVCRKIRKIGNELAWSAARWLIDQALATGASVVYLEDLTDLQAGGLSRSWNRRMSGATRGTLVDALRHLGQKDRVAVVTVPARGTSSGCPRCEAKVKHVKAPDRPAVRGYRWALCGCGHSTDRDFSAAQRILARGLAGQAQTRRNRAGHPSIRETVDRPVLRRNTPTVRPALRAPYSRDKSGPTPRRVPRRGRSFTPDAQAAQGSRPTPSSVAGVSNRPAGRAPQNPTPVDVQVPATIPSNPPRTHKVRGAVLGRGFHYHVTSTPIQGRAQRSRGHGTPGSLKIAQGI, encoded by the coding sequence GTGACCGCGACGGCGACGTGCACCGCGTTGCGAGGCACCGTCGTCACCGGGACGCCGGACAAGCCAGGCACGACCGCGCCGGTCACGGCACGGATCCTCGCCGAGCGGGTCGGATGGCTGGCTGGCCTGGTGCAGAAGATGGCGTCCGAGAGTCTTTCGCGGGTGTGGACGGACACCTGCCTGGCCGAGGTGGAAACTGGCGTGGACGCGGTCGGTCGTCGTCTGCCGTCGCATGGGTATAAGGCGGTCCGGCGTCTCGGGTGGGCCGCGTCCGCTGCGGCCGGGGTGTACACCTGCGATCGGGTGCGGTGTGTCGCGGACGAGGAAGTCGCGCGGGCGATGCGGCTGGCCGTGCACCGCCGGGCGGTTCTCGCCGCTCTCGTCGGCAGCTGGCCGGCGGACCCAGCGCGGCGGACAGCCGAGGAGTGGAAGACTCTGCGCGCCGTCCTGCCGGCCGGCGTCGACAACGCGACGATCCGTAACCGCACCAGGCAGATCGTTGCGTTCACCGGTGAGCACGCACGGCTGCCCGGTTCGGTGTGCGAGCTCGAGGCGCCGCCTCGGGTAGCGGCCCAGGTGCTGCTCGCCGCGGCGGACAAGCAACTCGTGCGGGTGCACCGCGATGATGCGTCGAGCGTGCGGGTGTGGGTTCAGCTGCCGACCGTTGCAGCCCCGGTCTCGCGCCGGGACTGGGCGTGGCATGCCTTGCAGGTCAAGCTCCCGCCGACCGTTGCTGCCGGGGTGAAGCTGAGCCCGCCGACGCTGCGCGTGCGCGCCGATCGTGTGCGGGTGGATCTGCCGTTCACCCAGCCTGTCGCGGTGGCGCCGCTGACCGGGCACACCCGGGCGGTGGCCGCGGACTGGGGCCTCAACACTCTGCTCACCGCCACCTACGGCACCCTCGACCCTGACGGCACGGTCGTGTCGTCGGGCCGGGCGTTGCGATACGACGCCGCCGGTGTGTCCCGCAAACTCGACCGGCTCCGCCACGAACGTGAACACCTGAAGACCCGGATCGTGCACCAGCAGAAACTCGCCGCCCGCCGGAACACCACCGACCAGGCCCTGACGGACAAACTCGCCACACTCGAGACAGAACACGACCGGGTTTGCCGCAAGATCCGCAAGATCGGTAACGAACTTGCCTGGTCCGCGGCGCGCTGGCTGATCGACCAGGCCCTGGCCACTGGCGCGAGCGTTGTCTACCTGGAGGACCTGACCGACCTGCAAGCCGGTGGCCTGTCCCGCAGCTGGAACCGCAGGATGTCCGGTGCGACCCGGGGAACCCTCGTCGACGCGCTGCGGCACCTCGGACAGAAAGATCGGGTAGCCGTCGTCACCGTGCCCGCGCGCGGCACCAGCTCAGGGTGCCCACGATGCGAGGCAAAGGTCAAACACGTCAAGGCCCCGGATCGCCCAGCGGTCCGCGGGTACCGTTGGGCGCTCTGCGGGTGCGGGCACAGCACCGACCGGGACTTCTCCGCCGCCCAGCGGATCCTCGCCCGCGGCCTCGCCGGCCAGGCGCAGACCCGCCGGAACAGGGCCGGGCACCCCAGTATTCGTGAAACCGTCGACCGGCCGGTCCTGCGCCGCAACACACCGACGGTCCGTCCCGCTCTACGCGCCCCGTACTCCCGGGACAAATCCGGGCCGACTCCGCGGCGGGTACCACGCCGCGGCCGAAGTTTCACCCCTGACGCCCAGGCGGCGCAGGGATCCCGCCCCACACCATCATCGGTGGCCGGTGTGTCGAACCGTCCGGCGGGACGGGCACCCCAGAACCCCACCCCGGTGGATGTTCAGGTCCCGGCAACGATTCCTTCCAACCCACCACGCACCCACAAAGTGCGCGGGGCCGTCCTCGGCAGAGGCTTCCACTACCACGTGACCAGCACCCCTATCCAAGGACGTGCACAACGGTCACGCGGTCATGGAACACCCGGTTCGCTGAAGATCGCACAAGGAATCTGA